A stretch of the Euleptes europaea isolate rEulEur1 chromosome 14, rEulEur1.hap1, whole genome shotgun sequence genome encodes the following:
- the ABO gene encoding histo-blood group ABO system transferase, with amino-acid sequence MVYTKPHIFKPLRTDVLTVTPWLAPIIWEGTFNVDILNEQFRQRNTTVGLTVFAIKKYVVFLQQFLETAETYFMVGHRVKYYIFTDRPEAVPNITLKEGREIIPIRVQNYPRWQEISMRRMEMLNHYAQQRFISEVDFLVCVDADMRFSDHVGVEILSTVFGTIHPSFYAAERQAFTYERRPTSKAYIPQDEGDFYYIGAFFGGTVAEVYKLTEKCHKDIMADKNKSIEAVWQEESHLNKYFVYHKPTKILSPEYLWDNSLGNPKFLKKKRFLAVPKNHAAIRNKRNSNLK; translated from the exons ATGGTTTACACAAAACCACACATCTTTAAACCTCT AAGAACTGATGTCCTTACAGTGACTCCCTGGCTTGCCCCAATCATTTGGGAAGGGACCTTCAACGTGGATATCTTGAATGAGCAGTTCAGACAGAGGAACACGACTGTTGGGCTGACAGTGTTCGCTATCAAAAA GTATGTGGTCTTCCTCCAGCAGTTTCTAGAAACTGCAGAGACTTATTTCATGGTTGGGCATAGAGTGAAGTATTATATCTTCACCGATAGGCCTGAAGCTGTTCCTAACATAACTCTCAAAGAAGGAAGAGAGATAATCCCTATCCGAGTTCAAAACTACCCAaggtggcaggaaatctccatGCGCCGGATGGAGATGCTCAATCACTATGCTCAACAGCGCTTTATCAGTGAAGTTGACTTTCTAGTATGTGTCGATGCAGACATGCGGTTTAGTGACCATGTTGGAGTAGAGATTTTGAGCACGGTATTTGGCACAATTCACCCGAGTTTCTATGCCGCTGAGCGCCAAGCATTCACCTACGAACGGCGCCCCACCTCAAAAGCTTACATTCCCCAAGACGAGGGTGATTTTTACTATATTGGAGCCTTCTTTGGAGGAACGGTGGCTGAGGTTTACAAGCTGACCGAGAAGTGCCATAAAGACATCATGGCTGATAAAAACAAAAGTATAGAGGCTGTCTGGCAGGAAGAGAGCCACCTAAACAAGTATTTTGTGTACCATAAACCCACAAAAATACTTTCCCCGGAATATCTGTGGGACAATAGTCTTGGTAACCCAaagttccttaaaaaaaagagatttcTCGCTGTCCCCAAAAATCATGCTGCAATCAGAAATAAAAGAAACTCAAACCTGAAATGA